The Ipomoea triloba cultivar NCNSP0323 chromosome 14, ASM357664v1 region CATATCCGGATCTTGGGAAGAGTTAGAAGTCCCTTGGTGATTTTGATTGTTACCATACCCTTGGCCACCTTGATTGTTCCATTGACCTTGGCCTTGATTGCCCCTCCAATTATTTCCTTGATTTCCACCCCTATTGCCTTGATTTCCTTGAAAACCCGGGGGTGGATTTCTTCCTTGGTTGTTCCATGAATTCCCGTATTGATTTCCAAATTGATTCCCAACTTGATTCCTTTGTTGACCATATCCTTGAAAACCTTGTCCTTGAGGCCTAGAGAACCCTATTGCATCCACTTGTTCCATATTTGAGAATGACCCTTGGCCACTTGGATCCAATAATTGACAAGATTGAGAGGAGTGACTTCCTCCACAAATGACACAATAAGCAACTATAGCCATACCTTGAGGTCCCGGTGAATTGCATGGTGATTGTGGCAAAGAATAAGAACTTGGCATACTAGGACCTTGAGGTGTCGATTGGGTAACCGCTTGCACACTTTGCTTTGGAGCTTGCATCATTTGCTTGAGCATATGTTGGATAGAGTCCAATTGAGCTTGCATAGCCATCTTGTCTTCCACTTCGAACATTCCGGCCGGCTTTTCTTTCTTGGGGGGTTCACTTCTTTCATTATACCAAAATTCAGTGTTGGAAGTGATTCTCTCTATCAATTGTTCTCCATAATCCGGCCCCATATCCATGAAGATTCCTCCAAAGGATGATGTGTCGAGAATGGTCTTAGACTTGTCCATTAGGCCCTCATAGAAAGATGATATGAAGTCTCCCGGAGTAAGCAAATTCTTGGGGCATTGTCTCCTCAAATCCTTGAACCTTTTCCACGCCTCATGAAGATTCTCATTTCcaaattgttgaaaattttgaataagTTTCTTCAATTTTGCAGCCTTGGAAGGAGGACAATACTCTTGCATAAAGGCTTTGTATAATTGCTCCCATGTCACAAAGTGGTTGGCCGAGAAAGAGTTTAGCCAACTTAATGCTTGGTCCCTTAATGAGAAGGGAAATAACCTCAACTTGATAGCATCGGCAGGTATTCCATTCATCTTGATTGTGTTGCAAATCCTATCAAAATGTACAACATGGGCTTTTGGATCCTCAACTCTTGCACCCCCAAATTGATTGGCTTGAACCATTTGAATAAGGGATGTCTTTAATTCGAAGTTGTTGGCATCTACCCCCGGGTATACAATGCAATCTTCCTCTTCAAATTCCGGGGCTAGATGGGCCGCCATTGGTGGTTGCACTCCTTGTGGGAACATAGGTGGGATCCCTTGTGGAAAGTTTTGAGCAAATTGTTGAAAGGGGTTTGGATTCATTTGGTTTAGAAGATGTTGCATCCAAATCCCTTGCCCTTGTTGTTGTTGCCCATAACCTTGGGGTATGCCACCTTGATAGAAAGGGAATTGAGCTTGTGGCACCCCCATTGCTCCTCCGAAATAGGGATTTACATTCGGATTCGCCATTTGTTGCACCGGTACTTGAATGGGAGGTACTGGTGCTTGAGGTGCATTAGGTTGCCCTCCTTGAGCTTCCTCAGGTGCTTGAGGTGCATTAGGTTGCCCTCCTTGAGCTTCCTCATTATGTTCCCCTTGCCTCGGTTGCCCTCCTTGAGCTTCCTCATTATGTTCCCCTTGCCTCGGGTGCCCTCCTTGAGCTTCCTCATTATGTTCCCCTTGCCTCGGGTTTTCTCCTTGAGCTTCCTCATTATGTTCCCCTTGCCTCGGGTTTTGTATGGTGCTTGTTCCATTTGGAGAGCTTTGCCTCGGGTTTTGTATGGTGCTTGTTCCATTTGGAGAGCTTTGTCCCGGGTTGCTTGTGTCTCCGGTTTCCAtttcaacctcaaaattttcaaactctttGAGCCACCCGAGCAAAATCCGTTTGTCCCTTCTTATGTCCCTCAATAGCTCTTGGTTTAGGGGAAGCAAGTTCACTCTCCCTTTCGACCTTGTGTGCATAAACTAAGAGGAACACCTATCAACAAACACCAAACAAAACACTTGGAAACAACTTGGTTatgggttagtacaaacaaaaacaaaaaacaaaaacaaaagcttGATCTCCTAAAGGTTTTGCTAACCTTAATGCTAGAAAAATAAAGGCAAAAACCCTATACCACCAAATTGCCAATCCCCGAcaacggcgccaaaatttgATGCAGTGAGAGCGGGGTGTGAAAATGGGTGTAAAGTCAAACCACGAGGATTGGATTTTATGGCACGTAAGGATTAATCACCTAGACTTTAGTCACCAAGGTCTTGAaacccataaggatccaagcaacCATTTTAAGGATTAAAGTATAACAACTAAGAAGTAATTTTGGAATTATGGATATAAGGGAAAACAAGCCTAAACTAGGATTAAAATCTATTGGGAAgaatgggttagattaggtgtattactctattgatgcattaacACTTGAGTTGGGGGATGAACAATAACCCTAGGTTCTTGATGCTAGCACAaaagaatccaagtttccacaaggattagaacaaaggttgccccattcccatggtgtatcaacctaagttcttgaagaacaaaagctatttaagccccaaatctacccctatttccatagaagagaaaatgggtttgagattgtatTGGCTtaagtcttccatccaacttccattgaaatgaaagactttccaaagacaagcaataatcattgcgcaactaatcattgaaagataaaatcaaaatccaactcaaactcaagaaccctaaatgggtgttcatcccctttatgcaataatcatctaACTAGCATCAATAAGAGCAATAAACACCAAATCTAACCCATATGaaagactactcactcatatttaaggtaaacatagcaagattcaacaaggaaagcataaatatgcaataaatgtaaaaacacttgaagaagaggaagtaagagttttactattaatgatGGAGAGATGTTGTTGGAATCCCTTCCAAAACCACCAAAAGATGCTTGCAAAGTGTTCTACAATGTCAATCTAAGCTATtctaagctaaaaatggctaatgaaaatattagagagagagtctaaactagctagggttcggAATCCCTAAAATTACAGCAGAAACGCGCTTAAACAGAACATCACAGACCAAAACGGGCAGGGACACGGCCGTGTCATGGGCCGTTTCGGTCTGTGACTTTTTTCGTTTCTGGGCCGGACTGAAACGGCCATGGACATGGCCGTGTCATGGGCCGTTTCCCTTCATTTTCcagctttttctttgtttcttgctccATTGTGCGCTCCGCTGCTCTTCTCCCTCCTTGAGTGGAATCCTAAGCTACCAAAAATTGATTCGAAGCCATCAAATGTGCTCCATTTTCTACTTGTTGCGGATGAATAGACCTTTAACACAAAATCACACAATCAAGTAACAAATTCCACTCAAGTGACAATActttactataaaaataaatgggaaGTGGGGCAAAAAGGCATTTAGAAATAGAGTTATCAGGCATTTAATTTGGTAATTAATAACTGAATTAACCAAGAAAAGTTGAACTCGCTAACTCACTGCACTAGTTTAACTAGCTTAGCGGGATATATTTCATAGATGACAACAGAAATTTACAGGAGTGATAATACAGTAGACTTAACTAAGGATGTGTGTGTttagaaagcaggaaaatgatttctgtaaaatgttttttgaaaaataacattttcctttctcgTGTTTGGCTGCAGAGCATAAatctgtctttgtgtgtttggtacgttttccagaaaatggacggaaaaataattcattatccATCTATACAATCTCAAAATGTAAAACAATCACAACAAAAATGTCCCAATTATAACAAATTATTcatttgtaacaaaaaaaattcacaacaaAACATCATCTAAAAAAATCTAGCAAAAAAATACCTCCAGTGACCGACTGATTACCGTGAAACCAGTAACCAGTCGTGGCCGACTGGTTTCAAGAAAACCAGTCTAGCCAGACTAGTTTCGGAAAACCATTCAGTCGGACTGGTTTCGGAAACCAGTCCTTCGACTTGTAGTTCGacgattttttttgtttgggaaataaattacaactgaaaaaaaaaaaagaacaagaaaGAAGGATGataagaagatgaagatgaagatgaagagcaGAAGTAGTTGGGCGAAAGAGAAGGAAGAAGCAGAGCAATAGTTCCGGAAAATGGCTTCCCCAGttcccccccaaaaaaaaaattaaaggagaaatcattttccttaaaATGTGCCTTCTTTTCCATTGACAACATTTTCCTCCTCCtccccaaacaccaaaaactcgaaaaatgatttccaggtttccaaacacaccctaaaagaaTATTGGTAAgaattgaatttataatttttatatttttaatttatatatagtgaCATAGTGTGTCCTCGAGTTCCATTTGGTCCGCCTTGTTAATTCACCGACCCGCGTAGAAAAATAAATgtatcttaattaattattaccaacTTAGCAACCATATATGTGTGAGTTCTTCCTACTTCAattgtattcttaattattatggTTTAATTTGATGCATGCATCCAGCTGTTTTCACCTAcaacaaatcaaaataattatttacacacacatacatatatatggttgAATTCTGGTGTAAACAAAGACTTCACACGTGCGAATGTGtgaaaaaatatcatttaaataaaaaaaataacatattcaaattaaacacatacaaattaaatatactaGGCTTAGGGTTTgtttattgtgtgtgtgtgtatatacacacacatatatatacacatacatacatacgcaAAATTGgtaggaaaaatataaactagaaatagatacatatataaGAACATATGGATCTAGAAAAAGGggtaaacacacacacatttttataattatcactaaCTTTACTTTGcaacttaaatatttaaaaaaaaaaaaaagaagaagaagaagaagaagaagaaggaggaggatAAGGACTTGTTTCTTAGTAGGAACATATACGTATTGTCagttaaagaaattaaaagattgaCTTTATGCGTATGTTGCCGGTGACACCATAAAAAATCTTATAAGTTATAATCTtctaatacttatatgcactgCAAGAGTATCATTTAAATGACGTCAAAATGGTGACGTATGCAAACTCCCTAACATGTGAATTAAGTCGTGCAAATATATTTAACGCCGAACATACATGTgaacaataattattttaacttaaattaGAGTTGGTCAACTTAATGTAGCAAATAAACAATGACCATACGGAATATAAACAAgcaaaaacattttttaaaaatccaaACAAAATATTGTATCAATGTagacataatattttaaagttgTTGTCGTTTATATGGTCTCACGAATTAAATTTCATAGTCATTTATGTcattaaaacttaaaatcttgTGAACAATCACTAAAAATTGTACATGCATACACTCAAAAAGCaatgtttttattatatgaTAGTATAAATTAGACGAAATATAGGTgtttataaacatatactacgataTGAGATATTAGAAATAAGaactttatattattaaatgagtACAAATCAATTAGCTAGGGGTTCAATTGGTTGACTGatctaattaatattttgatattttgttttcaatGGGAAATTGGGGGATCATTTTGCCCTTATTGATTGAACACTTCAGAATATTAATCTCTTGGACGGTCATTTAGGCTAACTATTTAAATTAGTACTTAGCAATTCTATTATTTAATACCTccatcaaaaatgaaaatgtgatattaaacaactaagaaaaaaaatcatattttatttttttttgaatattactgactctattacaatgcagtatctgttcataactactttctcaacctattgaagcacaagagtcaataaaTATTGACCccaaggctcaaacccaccacctcccgtataaagggaagggtttgatgccactggactacgaGGTCCTTGGCAAATCATATTTTATGTAACCATCTAGGATTCTTTCTATCaacaatatatatgtaatttggTGGGTTGTTGAAAGTAAATTAAATCATCACATGCTCTGATTTATATCAGCTAGATGGCCACGTTAgagtaatttaatttgtaattaatatcTGTATTATAAGAGAAAATTGAGGTTGTTggcaataaatatataaatttctagTAGTTCAATTCATAGTATAAATAGTGTGATCATATCTATACTTCAATTCACCACACAACGTAACCCTCTCTCTGATATTAGCTATACTAACTATCCTTTTGCAACAACGTAACAACAACAATGGCGGCGGCGCTTAATGTTTATGGCAACCCAGTTTCGATTGCTACGATGAGAGTTCTTGCCTGCGTGTACCAGAAAGGCCTCCAGTGCTATATTAACCTCCCAATGAATGCACCAATCGGTGAAGAAAAAAGTGTATGTACTGTGTTTCTTTTTCTCATTCGAATTCGAGTATTCAACTAGTATGTTTTTttatactattgactctgttacaatacagTATCTCTTCATATTAACATAATTATGTGTTTGATCCATGCATATACATATGCAGCTGTTTGGTGAAGTGCCAGCCCTTAAGGATGGATCTTCCAAGATCTATGGTACGTATGGTGATATATATAAGGTTGCAATTAATTctatgtaatatatttaatttttggtgCTTATGTTGTGAATTTGTACTCAGTTTGTTTTgtatttgttttcaatttattatgTATTGttctcagtttgttgtgcattcatagtgtgattgttgtgcattcatgtaggaTCACGGGCAATTACGAGCTACCTTGCATTCAAATACGCCGAGCAAGGGACGAAATTGATACCCGGAGATGGGGCAAAGATGGCGGCCATGTTTGAGTTGATGGATATGGAAGTTCGTAAGCTTGACCCACTAGTTTCGAAGATAGCGTGCGAAACAAGGATGAAGGCGGTTATGGAGATGGATAGCGGATATTGCTGCGAGTCTGATGCGGTGGAGAAACACAAGAAACAGCTGGAGAGAGTACTGGATTTATACGAAGAGAGAATTAAGACGTTGGGATACTTTCCAGAAACGGAAGAAAAGTGTGGTAGAATGATGACGTTGGCGGATGTGAATCATATGCCGCTTTTTCATTACCTATGCAACACTCCGTCGCTTAAGGGATTGGTCGAGGGGCGCCCCACGGTTAGGAAATGGAGTGAGTTTATCCTGGGGAGTGGAGCTTGGGGCAAGGTCACAGGTACTCATGTCCAACCCAGCACTAGTAAAGTACAGTTGTCGAGTAAAATCTGACAAGACTTGCAGGATGGATATATAATCTGTACGTGCTCGCTGTGGTTGCTAGCTGTTTCCGATGTATTAGGTTGTTTCACTCCAATTCGATCGGTTTCAATTCTCTTTGGTTTTACGAATTACGATGTAATTCCTGTGGCTGTATCTGGCATTCTACCTGTCGTTGACTGTGTTACGTTGTTAGTTTCTTTTTGGTTACTGTAGTCCGTGCAgtgttataattaataatatatctatatttggTTTCTAATGTTACTTTCATGTCTCATCTTTAGATTATATTGTTGGGAATTAATAAAGTACGGATAAGAGTTAGTTAAGAACTCAACTTCATAATGTACTATACATACGCACAAAATTCTCTTGTAGATGCTATAAGTTTGAAGTTAATATGTTATAAGATCAGAGCAGTTGAGTTTTCATGGTGCAAAGATGTTGGAGGAAGATATGAACATGCTAGCAGAGAGGAATGAAGCTGATGAGAAAGGTATGAAGCTGATGAGAAAGGTGACAAGTGAGAAGGGTGTTAGTGTCTTTTCTCCCTTTTAGTCTATTGTTAGTCTACAGTAATTGCATTCTCTCCCGTATATATACTGTACTTCCGATAGCTTCTGATTCATTCGTTGTACTCCTTTAATTTGTaagtcttcttcttcatcaataCAACATTGCTTTTCTTGTTACCACTGTGCACAATTCcaataaaagaaaatagagaGACCGGAAGAGGATTCTATTAATCTCAAAATGTTATGAAGTGTATCTAttataggatatatatatataaccaaacaagatgatttaaaaatacaagaaacCTCTAACAAACTCATCACAAGCTCAACTAAGATGAGTTGGATATAAAGATACGAATTGAGTGTTCTCAAATACATACTCTAGCGTGGACTATACTTCATCAAATACTAGTGTGCCGCTTCTTATTCTTCAACACCCCCCTTGTAGAGAGTGCATATCTTGTAATGCCAGCTCAAAGAAAGtggctttaatttatttcattagcAAAGGTTATATACATGAGCTTGATTAACCCACACACAATATGACAATCATGGCCATGCACATTGTACCTGATCTGTTTAGCATTTAAGAGTGATTTGCTGGTTTGGCGCTGTGAATGTGTGATGCGTAAAGGTTATCGCTTTGTCAAAACTTGTGTATCTACAAAAGGATGAAGACAATGCGCATCCAGGGAATCGAACCCCGGTCAGTACCGTGGGAGGGTACTATGATACCACTACACCAGATGCGCTTCTATGCTACCAAGTCTTAGCTGAAAGTATCTATACATTGTATCGAAAATCTTGTACAGCACCACAGCCCGTTGAATTTAGGACGTTGGAGGTCATCCTGGATTCTCCTCCAGGCTCCAGACCCAGTTGAGTTGAGAATGAGGATAGTAGGATTAACGGGAGGAATTGCTTCAGGGAAGAGCACCGTCTCCAATCTTTTCAAGTCCCGCGGTATTCCGGTCGTCGATGCCGACATCGTTGCTCGTGTGAGTACACTATCATTCCTTAATTAGCTAGGTTTCCACACTCCAAATTGTCGTCTCAATTTCGATCATTCCACCATTATTAATCAGTGGTTTTGCGGAATTCATGTGACAGTTGTTTGTGATTATGCAGAATGTCTTGAAGAAAGGCACTGGAGGGTGGAAAAAGGTAGTGGCTGCATTTGGAGAAGACATCTTGCAGGCCAATGGCGAGGTGGATCGTGCCAAGTTGGGTCAAATTGTGTTTTCTGATCCTGCAAAACGCCACCTCCTTAATAGGTGTTTATTCATAAGcatttacttgtgtttttagtGTCATAATTTGTGTTTTATTCCTCAAATACACTTATTAATCTTTATGGAGTTTCACATGATCAGTTATCCTTTAGCTGCTTACTTGATTTTAGGACCAATCTGAattattggccttcttggtttgagccggcaacctaggctggtttgcTTATAGTCCTTTGCAGGCCAGGGTCACAAGGCCGGGTTTTCGGGGATAGTGGCTATGGATTTCCCTCGTCACTCACAGAGTGGAATTTTAATGTGGAGTAATAACTGAATTGTgtatgtaaaatattatttgtagagTCATCAGTTTATACATGCCAGATTGAGTTGGAATGCCATTGTATTATATTCTTGAAAGCATAAGGAATCTGTTTCTTTGTAGCAAAATGTGTGAACTATGTGTTTGCATTGTAGTAAGGAGCTTTTAAGAATGAGTTGCGGAAAATCTATGAGAATA contains the following coding sequences:
- the LOC116005368 gene encoding glutathione S-transferase APIC-like, giving the protein MAAALNVYGNPVSIATMRVLACVYQKGLQCYINLPMNAPIGEEKSLFGEVPALKDGSSKIYGSRAITSYLAFKYAEQGTKLIPGDGAKMAAMFELMDMEVRKLDPLVSKIACETRMKAVMEMDSGYCCESDAVEKHKKQLERVLDLYEERIKTLGYFPETEEKCGRMMTLADVNHMPLFHYLCNTPSLKGLVEGRPTVRKWSEFILGSGAWGKVTGTHVQPSTSKVQLSSKI